ATATACAGTGATACTTACTCAATTTCCAATCTTACCATGAGTTCTTCTAAATTCAGCGATAAATTTAGATTATTTTTTACCAGGAAAAAAGAAAATAGTTCTGAAATTGCAACGATTACTGATACCGGCCAAAGATTTTATCCGGTTTTAAGCGAAACAGACAGCTACTCAGCGAATTGGACAAAAGAGACTCCGAATATTTTGATGAGCTCCTTCGGTGTTCCGATTACATTTAATCCTATGGGTAACGTATTATTATGGTACAACAAAGATAACGATATTTTTGCACTGCCTTATAAAGAAACAAACTGGGGCAATATATTTGTTCCGGAATTTGCCCTAGGAATGGGAAAGGCAGAAAATATAGTATTTTCTCCGAACGGGATGTACATGCTTCATTGGTCAGCAAACGAAAAAGATTTAAAACTCCTTAATAATTATTCTTCTCAGGAGCAAAAAATACTTTCGTTTGATTCTAAGGCTCCGTCAAAGATAAGATTCACTTCAGATGGAAAGGGGATTGTATATGTCCGAAATAATTCGGAATTGGTTTATACCCCTTTGAATCTTCCGCTGTATGACGTGGAAAACGCATGGATGTTTTGCACCGATGAAAATGATACTCAGCTCTTTATGAAGAACGGCGGCCTTTTCAGGCCGACAAATAATGAGCAAATTTACTTTCTTTACGATTCAGAAAATTTTGACCCTTCAGGGAAATACTATAATGCTCAATTGCCTTCCAGGCCTTATTTGGTTACTACTGATCCTTTCTATGAAATCCTTGAAGCCGCTTATTCGGGAATATTTTATCTTAACGAAAAATCCGTATCTTTAAAACGCTTTACTCAGTTTGTCCGGGAAGCAACAAAAGTGTTTTCTGCGAAAAAAAGCGAAAGCAGCGAAGATGCTTTTTGGGCTAAATTGTTCGTGAGCGCTTCTAAAATATTGGAAGGAAAATATGATTCGGAGGAACTGCTTAGGGTTAAGAATTGCGACGGCATAGCGGATTCAAAAATTTTGCAGAGAGATAACGTAAATTTTATTGAGTTTAAAACACGCGGGTATTATGATCAGGATGATGCCATGACGGGTTACTTTAAAGCAGTCCAATATCTTAGCATTGCTCGTCCTACAACGAAGCAGTGGACAAATTTTCAAAACAAAATTACGGTCAATCCTCTTTTGAAACAATGGATTAATTCATACAAGCCGTTTGTTCCTCCGTCTAATCAGGTGCTTCCCGGATTAAAAGCGGACTTATTGAGCTATGTAAAACACAAACAATATAAAACTGCTTTGGTCCCTCGGGCATGGGGAATTGACAGCGAAATTTTAAATTCGTTAGTATATCACGCGGACTGGCCAAGCGAAGATCAGGTAATGGATGAAAACGGCGGATTGCGTTCGGTGCCTGACATTTACGAACTCGGATACATTTTTGGGAGCAATCTGGCAAAAAAAATCCTTGAAACAAACGGAATTTACACAAAATATCCTAACTTGAATAAGATTCACGAAAATTTAATAAAAAGATGGAAAAGATTTAATACCGAAGGAGTTTCAGGCATTTATAATAAATGGCTTAGTTTAATTTCTTTACAAATGACAGGGAAAAAACCTGACTGGCCCTGGCTAACTGAAGATTTGTGGCAGGCAAAACAGCTTCAAACAGGACTTTCGGGATGGACTAACCTTAGACATGCAACTTATATTTTTAATGAAATGGAAATAGGACTGCCCGAAAGCGGTGACGGCGGATTTGAACTAATGACTAGAAAACCTCCCCGCGGCGCGGTTGAACCTTTTCCGGAAGCTTTCGGGGCTTTAATAGCGATGTGCAGTGAATTAAAAAATGTGTGCAGCCAGATTCCCAGGGAATCGTTAAGCGTTGTAGAAAAATCCGGCACTAATACTGCATTGAAAGACGGCATTTTGAAGCATATTGATAATGTTATTAAGAATATGGAAGTTTTCAAGCGCATCGCTGAAAAACAAAAGAATAATATTACGTTTTCAAATGAGGAATATAATATGATATTAGCCTGCGCCCGAGTGATTGAGAGGGATTTTCTTGTATTCAAAAGTATATGCACAAGAGAATTCGGTTTGGCCGTGCCTAAAGCAGTTCCGAAATGCGTTGATGTGTACGGAGATGCTAACACCGGCATGCTTCATTCCTGCATAGGATTTCCGCTTGAATGGGATCTAATTATTCCTTATTTTGGAAGAAGGGAAATTGTTAAAGGCACTTCATATTTGTCTAACAGTTTTGCCGTTTCAGGTCCCGTAACTGATGACGAGTGGTACGAAGAAAATAAATTAAAGCCTAAGTATCCTGAGTGGGAAATACCGTTCGTGTCAACAAGCCAATTAATTTGCCCTGCAAGAACTCCGTTTTTGCCGGAAGAAGAATAGACGTGGCGCGTTTCAAAACAAACATTTCTTAAATGTCTTCATGAATCCGAACTAGGGACCCTTCAATGAATTCAGAATGCTGAGTTAAATAGAAGTATTTTGCAAAAGCATGTGGAAGACAATTTCAAGAAAAATATTTTTCTTTGAAATAATCTGATTTTGTCGGCAGGAACTTGGGAACTGAATAAAATTTATCCT
The Elusimicrobiota bacterium DNA segment above includes these coding regions:
- a CDS encoding DUF3160 domain-containing protein, producing the protein MFSRKTVSAVLLLCLISQTAFSLNPFDSFREITVLKSPEASSSITFEKKQVIQDFDVLANNSAATAILKDSNKKTWLVLWKYKTGTETLDLKAPQDITFEEIVSHPQDPKVFLLGKDSKGASRIFSYDITLKNITEIYSDTYSISNLTMSSSKFSDKFRLFFTRKKENSSEIATITDTGQRFYPVLSETDSYSANWTKETPNILMSSFGVPITFNPMGNVLLWYNKDNDIFALPYKETNWGNIFVPEFALGMGKAENIVFSPNGMYMLHWSANEKDLKLLNNYSSQEQKILSFDSKAPSKIRFTSDGKGIVYVRNNSELVYTPLNLPLYDVENAWMFCTDENDTQLFMKNGGLFRPTNNEQIYFLYDSENFDPSGKYYNAQLPSRPYLVTTDPFYEILEAAYSGIFYLNEKSVSLKRFTQFVREATKVFSAKKSESSEDAFWAKLFVSASKILEGKYDSEELLRVKNCDGIADSKILQRDNVNFIEFKTRGYYDQDDAMTGYFKAVQYLSIARPTTKQWTNFQNKITVNPLLKQWINSYKPFVPPSNQVLPGLKADLLSYVKHKQYKTALVPRAWGIDSEILNSLVYHADWPSEDQVMDENGGLRSVPDIYELGYIFGSNLAKKILETNGIYTKYPNLNKIHENLIKRWKRFNTEGVSGIYNKWLSLISLQMTGKKPDWPWLTEDLWQAKQLQTGLSGWTNLRHATYIFNEMEIGLPESGDGGFELMTRKPPRGAVEPFPEAFGALIAMCSELKNVCSQIPRESLSVVEKSGTNTALKDGILKHIDNVIKNMEVFKRIAEKQKNNITFSNEEYNMILACARVIERDFLVFKSICTREFGLAVPKAVPKCVDVYGDANTGMLHSCIGFPLEWDLIIPYFGRREIVKGTSYLSNSFAVSGPVTDDEWYEENKLKPKYPEWEIPFVSTSQLICPARTPFLPEEE